A single region of the Anguilla rostrata isolate EN2019 chromosome 11, ASM1855537v3, whole genome shotgun sequence genome encodes:
- the LOC135235317 gene encoding ATPase family AAA domain-containing protein 3-like isoform X26: protein MSWLFGWRRGQSAPPPDSSETPSTPQAEGGSGGNGDDKPKDKWSNFDPTGLERAARAARELDKSQHAKEALDMARLQEQTLQMEHQSKLKEYEAAVEQLKGEQIRSQGEERRKTIAEETKQHQARAQYQDKLARQRYEDQLRQQQAINEESLRKQEESVQKQEAMRKATIEHEMELRHKNELLRVDAEYKARARVERENADINREQIRLKAAEHRQTVLESIRTAGAVFGEGFRAFVSDWDKVTVTAAGLTLLAVGVYSARNATAVAGRYIEARLGKPSLVRETSRITVGEAIKHPVKVTKRVMSKPEDALEGVVLSPPLEERVRDIAIATRNTRKNRGLYRNILMYGPPGTGKTLFAKKLASHSGMDYAIMTGGDVAPMGRDGVTAMHKVFDWASTSRRGVLLFVDEADAFLRKRATEKISEDLRATLNAFLYRTGEQSNKFMLVLASNQPEQFDWAINDRIDEIVNFALPGPEERERLVRLYFDRYVLGPATGGRQRLKLAKFDYGEKCSEIAQRVEGMSGREISKLGVAWQAAAYSSEDGVLTEAMIDARVVDAVQQHLQKMDWLQREGGPESGGKVGITLPREGGAPGGQMGFAAAPGGVPLAQEALESEAGVALPQEAVIPLVQAAIPLIKEAEAEAAPIVAEAEAVPVVKEAEAEAAPVVAEAEAAPVVAAAEAAPVVAEAEAAPVVAEAEAAPVVTEAEAAPVVAAAEAAPVVAEAEAAPVVAEAEAAPVVAEAEAAPVVAEAEAAPVVAEAEAAPVVAEAEAAPVVAEAEAAPVVAEAEAAPVVAEAEAAPVVAAAEAAPIVAEAEAAPVVAEAEAAPVVAEAEAAPVVAEAEAAPIAAEAEAAPVVAEAEAAPVVAEAEAAPIVAEAEAAPVVKEAEAEAAPAAKEAEAEAAPPQGDGGAPADQAAAKDSASSEDTVPPAEGGTDSGSKAESPALKDKDPKKQTDAGSGPKDGTPV from the exons atgtcCTGGCTGTTCGGCTGGAGAAGGGGGCAGTCCGCTCCACCACCTGATTCTTCTGAAACACCGTCAACTCCTCAGGCAGAGGGGGGTTCGGGGGGAAATGGAGACGATAAACCCAAGGACAAATGGAGCAACTTCGACCCGACTGGACTGGAACGAGCTGCACGGGCGGCCAGAGAACTGGACAAGTCCC AACATGCAAAGGAGGCGCTGGATATGGCCCGACTGCAAGAGCAGACGCTGCAGATGGAGCACCAGAGCAAGCTGAAG GAATATGAAGCCGCTGTGGAACAGCTGAAGGGGGAACAGATCCGCTCCCAGGGGGAGGAGCGGCGAAAGACCATCGCCGAGGAGACCAAACAGCATCAGGCA AGGGCACAGTACCAAGACAAACTAGCCAGGCAGAGGTACGAGGATCAGTTAAGGCAACAG CAAGCCATCAACGAGGAGAGCCTGCGCAAGCAGGAAGAATCCGtgcagaaacaggaagccatgagGAAAG CAACGATCGAGCACGAGATGGAGTTGCGGCACAAGAACGAACTGTTGCGCGTGGACGCGGAGTACAAAGCGCGCGCCCGCGTGGAGCGGGAGAACGCGGACATCAACCGCGAGCAGATCCGTCTGAAAGCTGCCGAACACCGTCAGACTGTCCTGGAGTCCATTCG GACCGCTGGTGCTGTGTTTGGGGAAGGTTTTCGAGCCTTCGTGTCGGACTGGGACAAAGTCACAGTGACG GCGGCTGGCCTAACCCTGCTGGCGGTGGGCGTGTACTCCGCCCGGAACGCCACCGCCGTGGCAGGGCGCTATATCGAGGCCAGGCTGGGGAAGCCCTCGCTGGTCAGAGAGACGTCCAGGATCACCGTGGGGGAGGCCATCAAACACCCCGTGAAG GTGACAAAGCGGGTGATGAGTAAGCCAGAGGATGCCCTAGAGGGAGTGGTGCTCAGT CCACCTCTGGAGGAACGGGTGCGCGACATCGCCATAGCGACCCGGAACACTCGGAAGAACCGCGGCCTCTACCGGAACATTCTCATGTACGGCCCGCCCGGCACCGGCAAGACCCTCTTTGCCAAG AAGCTGGCGTCGCACTCGGGCATGGACTACGCCATCATGACCGGGGGGGACGTGGCGCCCATGGGGCGGGACGGCGTCACCGCCATGCACAAGGTCTTCGACTGGGCCAGCACCAGCCGCCGCGG AGTCCTGCTCTTCGTAGACGAAGCCGACGCGTTCCTACGGAAACGAGCCact GAGAAGATCAGTGAAGACCTCAGGGCCACACTGAACGCGTTCCTCTACCGCACAGGAGAGCAGAGCAACaa GTTTATGCTAGTGCTAGCTAGTAACCAGCCGGAGCAGTTTGACTGGGCGATAAACGACCGGATCGATGAGATCGTCAACTTCGCCCTGCCGGGGCCCGAGGAACGGGAGAGACTGGTGCGGCTGTACTTCGACCGTTATGTGCTGGGGCCTGCCACCGGAGGGCGCCA GAGACTGAAACTGGCCAAGTTTGACTACGGGGAAAAGTGTTCGGAGATTGCCCAGCGGGTCGAAGGCATGTCCGGCCGAGAAATCTCCAAACTGGGCGTGGCCTGGCAG gcggcAGCGTACTCTTCGGAGGACGGGGTCCTGACGGAGGCCATGATTGACGCGCGGGTGGTGGACGCCGTGCAGCAGCACCTGCAGAAGATGGACtggctgcagagggaggggggccccGAGAGCGGGGGCAAGGTCGGCATCACGCTGCCCAGGGAGGGGGGCGCCCCGGGGGGGCAGATGGGCTTCGCGGCGGCCCCGGGAGGGGTCCCGCTGGCCCAGGAGGCGCTGGAGAGCGAGGCGGGGGTCGCGCTGCCTCAGGAGGCGGTGATCCCTCTGGTCCAGGCGGCCATTCCACTCATCAAAGAGGCTGAAGCTGAGGCAGCCCCCATTgtagctgaagctgaagcagtCCCCGTTGTAAAGGAGGCTGAAGCTGAGGCAGCCCCCGTTGTTGCAGAAGCTGAGGCAGCTCCTGTTGttgctgcagctgaagcagccCCCGTTGTTGCAGAAGCTGAGGCAGCCCCTGTTgttgctgaagctgaagcagcCCCCGTTGTTACAGAAGCTGAGGCAGCCCCTGTTGtagctgcagctgaagcagccCCCGTTGTTGCAGAAGCTGAAGCAGCCCCCGTTGTTGCAGAAGCTGAGGCAGCTCCTGTTGTTGCTGAAGCTGAGGCAGCCCCTGTTgtagctgaagctgaagcagcCCCCGTTGTTGCAGAAGCTGAAGCAGCTCCTGTTGTAGCTGAAGCTGAGGCAGCCCCTGTTGTAGCTGAAGCTGAGGCAGCCCCTGTTGTAGCTGAAGCTGAGGCAGCCCCTGTTGTTGCTGAAGCTGAGGCAGCCCCTGTTGTAGCTGCAGCTGAGGCAGCTCCCATTGTTGCAGAAGCTGAGGCAGCCCCTGTTGTAGCTGAAGCTGAGGCAGCTCCCGTTGTTGCAGAAGCAGAGGCAGCCCCTGTTGTAGCTGAAGCTGAGGCAGCTCCCATTGCAGCAGAAGCTGAGGCAGCCCCTGTTGTAGCTGAAGCTGAGGCAGCTCCCGTTGTTGCTGAAGCTGAGGCAGCCCCCATTGTAGCTGAAGCTGAG GCAGCCCCCGTTGTAAAGGAG GCAGAAGCTGAGGCAGCCCCCGCAGCGAAGGAGGCCGAGGCAGAGGCTGCTCCTCCTCAGGGGGACGGCGGCGCACCAGCAGATCAGGCCGCCGCTAAAGACTCCGCCTCCTCAGAGGACACCGTCCCGCCCGCGGAGGGAGGCACAGATAGCGGAAGCAAGGCCGAGAGCCCTGCACTCAAGGACAAGGACCCGAAAAAGCAGACGGACGCAGGGAGCGGCCCTAAGGATGGGACGCCTGTGTAG
- the LOC135235317 gene encoding ATPase family AAA domain-containing protein 3-like isoform X27, with protein MSWLFGWRRGQSAPPPDSSETPSTPQAEGGSGGNGDDKPKDKWSNFDPTGLERAARAARELDKSQHAKEALDMARLQEQTLQMEHQSKLKEYEAAVEQLKGEQIRSQGEERRKTIAEETKQHQARAQYQDKLARQRYEDQLRQQQAINEESLRKQEESVQKQEAMRKATIEHEMELRHKNELLRVDAEYKARARVERENADINREQIRLKAAEHRQTVLESIRTAGAVFGEGFRAFVSDWDKVTVTAAGLTLLAVGVYSARNATAVAGRYIEARLGKPSLVRETSRITVGEAIKHPVKVTKRVMSKPEDALEGVVLSPPLEERVRDIAIATRNTRKNRGLYRNILMYGPPGTGKTLFAKKLASHSGMDYAIMTGGDVAPMGRDGVTAMHKVFDWASTSRRGVLLFVDEADAFLRKRATEKISEDLRATLNAFLYRTGEQSNKFMLVLASNQPEQFDWAINDRIDEIVNFALPGPEERERLVRLYFDRYVLGPATGGRQRLKLAKFDYGEKCSEIAQRVEGMSGREISKLGVAWQAAAYSSEDGVLTEAMIDARVVDAVQQHLQKMDWLQREGGPESGGKVGITLPREGGAPGGQMGFAAAPGGVPLAQEALESEAGVALPQEAVIPLVQAAIPLIKEAEAEAAPIVAEAEAVPVVKEAEAEAAPVVAEAEAAPVVAAAEAAPVVAEAEAAPVVAEAEAAPVVTEAEAAPVVAAAEAAPVVAEAEAAPVVAEAEAAPVVAEAEAAPVVAEAEAAPVVAEAEAAPVVAEAEAAPVVAEAEAAPVVAEAEAAPVVAEAEAAPVVAAAEAAPIVAEAEAAPVVAEAEAAPVVAEAEAAPVVAEAEAAPIAAEAEAAPVVAEAEAAPVVAEAEAAPIVAEAEAAPVEAEAEAAPAAKEAEAEAAPPQGDGGAPADQAAAKDSASSEDTVPPAEGGTDSGSKAESPALKDKDPKKQTDAGSGPKDGTPV; from the exons atgtcCTGGCTGTTCGGCTGGAGAAGGGGGCAGTCCGCTCCACCACCTGATTCTTCTGAAACACCGTCAACTCCTCAGGCAGAGGGGGGTTCGGGGGGAAATGGAGACGATAAACCCAAGGACAAATGGAGCAACTTCGACCCGACTGGACTGGAACGAGCTGCACGGGCGGCCAGAGAACTGGACAAGTCCC AACATGCAAAGGAGGCGCTGGATATGGCCCGACTGCAAGAGCAGACGCTGCAGATGGAGCACCAGAGCAAGCTGAAG GAATATGAAGCCGCTGTGGAACAGCTGAAGGGGGAACAGATCCGCTCCCAGGGGGAGGAGCGGCGAAAGACCATCGCCGAGGAGACCAAACAGCATCAGGCA AGGGCACAGTACCAAGACAAACTAGCCAGGCAGAGGTACGAGGATCAGTTAAGGCAACAG CAAGCCATCAACGAGGAGAGCCTGCGCAAGCAGGAAGAATCCGtgcagaaacaggaagccatgagGAAAG CAACGATCGAGCACGAGATGGAGTTGCGGCACAAGAACGAACTGTTGCGCGTGGACGCGGAGTACAAAGCGCGCGCCCGCGTGGAGCGGGAGAACGCGGACATCAACCGCGAGCAGATCCGTCTGAAAGCTGCCGAACACCGTCAGACTGTCCTGGAGTCCATTCG GACCGCTGGTGCTGTGTTTGGGGAAGGTTTTCGAGCCTTCGTGTCGGACTGGGACAAAGTCACAGTGACG GCGGCTGGCCTAACCCTGCTGGCGGTGGGCGTGTACTCCGCCCGGAACGCCACCGCCGTGGCAGGGCGCTATATCGAGGCCAGGCTGGGGAAGCCCTCGCTGGTCAGAGAGACGTCCAGGATCACCGTGGGGGAGGCCATCAAACACCCCGTGAAG GTGACAAAGCGGGTGATGAGTAAGCCAGAGGATGCCCTAGAGGGAGTGGTGCTCAGT CCACCTCTGGAGGAACGGGTGCGCGACATCGCCATAGCGACCCGGAACACTCGGAAGAACCGCGGCCTCTACCGGAACATTCTCATGTACGGCCCGCCCGGCACCGGCAAGACCCTCTTTGCCAAG AAGCTGGCGTCGCACTCGGGCATGGACTACGCCATCATGACCGGGGGGGACGTGGCGCCCATGGGGCGGGACGGCGTCACCGCCATGCACAAGGTCTTCGACTGGGCCAGCACCAGCCGCCGCGG AGTCCTGCTCTTCGTAGACGAAGCCGACGCGTTCCTACGGAAACGAGCCact GAGAAGATCAGTGAAGACCTCAGGGCCACACTGAACGCGTTCCTCTACCGCACAGGAGAGCAGAGCAACaa GTTTATGCTAGTGCTAGCTAGTAACCAGCCGGAGCAGTTTGACTGGGCGATAAACGACCGGATCGATGAGATCGTCAACTTCGCCCTGCCGGGGCCCGAGGAACGGGAGAGACTGGTGCGGCTGTACTTCGACCGTTATGTGCTGGGGCCTGCCACCGGAGGGCGCCA GAGACTGAAACTGGCCAAGTTTGACTACGGGGAAAAGTGTTCGGAGATTGCCCAGCGGGTCGAAGGCATGTCCGGCCGAGAAATCTCCAAACTGGGCGTGGCCTGGCAG gcggcAGCGTACTCTTCGGAGGACGGGGTCCTGACGGAGGCCATGATTGACGCGCGGGTGGTGGACGCCGTGCAGCAGCACCTGCAGAAGATGGACtggctgcagagggaggggggccccGAGAGCGGGGGCAAGGTCGGCATCACGCTGCCCAGGGAGGGGGGCGCCCCGGGGGGGCAGATGGGCTTCGCGGCGGCCCCGGGAGGGGTCCCGCTGGCCCAGGAGGCGCTGGAGAGCGAGGCGGGGGTCGCGCTGCCTCAGGAGGCGGTGATCCCTCTGGTCCAGGCGGCCATTCCACTCATCAAAGAGGCTGAAGCTGAGGCAGCCCCCATTgtagctgaagctgaagcagtCCCCGTTGTAAAGGAGGCTGAAGCTGAGGCAGCCCCCGTTGTTGCAGAAGCTGAGGCAGCTCCTGTTGttgctgcagctgaagcagccCCCGTTGTTGCAGAAGCTGAGGCAGCCCCTGTTgttgctgaagctgaagcagcCCCCGTTGTTACAGAAGCTGAGGCAGCCCCTGTTGtagctgcagctgaagcagccCCCGTTGTTGCAGAAGCTGAAGCAGCCCCCGTTGTTGCAGAAGCTGAGGCAGCTCCTGTTGTTGCTGAAGCTGAGGCAGCCCCTGTTgtagctgaagctgaagcagcCCCCGTTGTTGCAGAAGCTGAAGCAGCTCCTGTTGTAGCTGAAGCTGAGGCAGCCCCTGTTGTAGCTGAAGCTGAGGCAGCCCCTGTTGTAGCTGAAGCTGAGGCAGCCCCTGTTGTTGCTGAAGCTGAGGCAGCCCCTGTTGTAGCTGCAGCTGAGGCAGCTCCCATTGTTGCAGAAGCTGAGGCAGCCCCTGTTGTAGCTGAAGCTGAGGCAGCTCCCGTTGTTGCAGAAGCAGAGGCAGCCCCTGTTGTAGCTGAAGCTGAGGCAGCTCCCATTGCAGCAGAAGCTGAGGCAGCCCCTGTTGTAGCTGAAGCTGAGGCAGCTCCCGTTGTTGCTGAAGCTGAGGCAGCCCCCATTGTAGCTGAAGCTGAG GCAGCCCCTGTT GAGGCAGAAGCTGAGGCAGCCCCCGCAGCGAAGGAGGCCGAGGCAGAGGCTGCTCCTCCTCAGGGGGACGGCGGCGCACCAGCAGATCAGGCCGCCGCTAAAGACTCCGCCTCCTCAGAGGACACCGTCCCGCCCGCGGAGGGAGGCACAGATAGCGGAAGCAAGGCCGAGAGCCCTGCACTCAAGGACAAGGACCCGAAAAAGCAGACGGACGCAGGGAGCGGCCCTAAGGATGGGACGCCTGTGTAG
- the LOC135235317 gene encoding ATPase family AAA domain-containing protein 3-like isoform X15, with product MSWLFGWRRGQSAPPPDSSETPSTPQAEGGSGGNGDDKPKDKWSNFDPTGLERAARAARELDKSQHAKEALDMARLQEQTLQMEHQSKLKEYEAAVEQLKGEQIRSQGEERRKTIAEETKQHQARAQYQDKLARQRYEDQLRQQQAINEESLRKQEESVQKQEAMRKATIEHEMELRHKNELLRVDAEYKARARVERENADINREQIRLKAAEHRQTVLESIRTAGAVFGEGFRAFVSDWDKVTVTAAGLTLLAVGVYSARNATAVAGRYIEARLGKPSLVRETSRITVGEAIKHPVKVTKRVMSKPEDALEGVVLSPPLEERVRDIAIATRNTRKNRGLYRNILMYGPPGTGKTLFAKKLASHSGMDYAIMTGGDVAPMGRDGVTAMHKVFDWASTSRRGVLLFVDEADAFLRKRATEKISEDLRATLNAFLYRTGEQSNKFMLVLASNQPEQFDWAINDRIDEIVNFALPGPEERERLVRLYFDRYVLGPATGGRQRLKLAKFDYGEKCSEIAQRVEGMSGREISKLGVAWQAAAYSSEDGVLTEAMIDARVVDAVQQHLQKMDWLQREGGPESGGKVGITLPREGGAPGGQMGFAAAPGGVPLAQEALESEAGVALPQEAVIPLVQAAIPLIKEAEAEAAPIVAEAEAVPVVKEAEAEAAPVVAEAEAAPVVAAAEAAPVVAEAEAAPVVAEAEAAPVVTEAEAAPVVAAAEAAPVVAEAEAAPVVAEAEAAPVVAEAEAAPVVAEAEAAPVVAEAEAAPVVAEAEAAPVVAEAEAAPVVAEAEAAPVVAEAEAAPVVAAAEAAPIVAEAEAAPVVAEAEAAPVVAEAEAAPVVAEAEAAPIAAEAEAAPVVAEAEAAPVVAEAEAAPIVAEAEVVREAEAEAAPVVAEAETAPIVAEAEAAPVVKEAEAEAAPVEAEAEAAPAAKEAEAEAAPPQGDGGAPADQAAAKDSASSEDTVPPAEGGTDSGSKAESPALKDKDPKKQTDAGSGPKDGTPV from the exons atgtcCTGGCTGTTCGGCTGGAGAAGGGGGCAGTCCGCTCCACCACCTGATTCTTCTGAAACACCGTCAACTCCTCAGGCAGAGGGGGGTTCGGGGGGAAATGGAGACGATAAACCCAAGGACAAATGGAGCAACTTCGACCCGACTGGACTGGAACGAGCTGCACGGGCGGCCAGAGAACTGGACAAGTCCC AACATGCAAAGGAGGCGCTGGATATGGCCCGACTGCAAGAGCAGACGCTGCAGATGGAGCACCAGAGCAAGCTGAAG GAATATGAAGCCGCTGTGGAACAGCTGAAGGGGGAACAGATCCGCTCCCAGGGGGAGGAGCGGCGAAAGACCATCGCCGAGGAGACCAAACAGCATCAGGCA AGGGCACAGTACCAAGACAAACTAGCCAGGCAGAGGTACGAGGATCAGTTAAGGCAACAG CAAGCCATCAACGAGGAGAGCCTGCGCAAGCAGGAAGAATCCGtgcagaaacaggaagccatgagGAAAG CAACGATCGAGCACGAGATGGAGTTGCGGCACAAGAACGAACTGTTGCGCGTGGACGCGGAGTACAAAGCGCGCGCCCGCGTGGAGCGGGAGAACGCGGACATCAACCGCGAGCAGATCCGTCTGAAAGCTGCCGAACACCGTCAGACTGTCCTGGAGTCCATTCG GACCGCTGGTGCTGTGTTTGGGGAAGGTTTTCGAGCCTTCGTGTCGGACTGGGACAAAGTCACAGTGACG GCGGCTGGCCTAACCCTGCTGGCGGTGGGCGTGTACTCCGCCCGGAACGCCACCGCCGTGGCAGGGCGCTATATCGAGGCCAGGCTGGGGAAGCCCTCGCTGGTCAGAGAGACGTCCAGGATCACCGTGGGGGAGGCCATCAAACACCCCGTGAAG GTGACAAAGCGGGTGATGAGTAAGCCAGAGGATGCCCTAGAGGGAGTGGTGCTCAGT CCACCTCTGGAGGAACGGGTGCGCGACATCGCCATAGCGACCCGGAACACTCGGAAGAACCGCGGCCTCTACCGGAACATTCTCATGTACGGCCCGCCCGGCACCGGCAAGACCCTCTTTGCCAAG AAGCTGGCGTCGCACTCGGGCATGGACTACGCCATCATGACCGGGGGGGACGTGGCGCCCATGGGGCGGGACGGCGTCACCGCCATGCACAAGGTCTTCGACTGGGCCAGCACCAGCCGCCGCGG AGTCCTGCTCTTCGTAGACGAAGCCGACGCGTTCCTACGGAAACGAGCCact GAGAAGATCAGTGAAGACCTCAGGGCCACACTGAACGCGTTCCTCTACCGCACAGGAGAGCAGAGCAACaa GTTTATGCTAGTGCTAGCTAGTAACCAGCCGGAGCAGTTTGACTGGGCGATAAACGACCGGATCGATGAGATCGTCAACTTCGCCCTGCCGGGGCCCGAGGAACGGGAGAGACTGGTGCGGCTGTACTTCGACCGTTATGTGCTGGGGCCTGCCACCGGAGGGCGCCA GAGACTGAAACTGGCCAAGTTTGACTACGGGGAAAAGTGTTCGGAGATTGCCCAGCGGGTCGAAGGCATGTCCGGCCGAGAAATCTCCAAACTGGGCGTGGCCTGGCAG gcggcAGCGTACTCTTCGGAGGACGGGGTCCTGACGGAGGCCATGATTGACGCGCGGGTGGTGGACGCCGTGCAGCAGCACCTGCAGAAGATGGACtggctgcagagggaggggggccccGAGAGCGGGGGCAAGGTCGGCATCACGCTGCCCAGGGAGGGGGGCGCCCCGGGGGGGCAGATGGGCTTCGCGGCGGCCCCGGGAGGGGTCCCGCTGGCCCAGGAGGCGCTGGAGAGCGAGGCGGGGGTCGCGCTGCCTCAGGAGGCGGTGATCCCTCTGGTCCAGGCGGCCATTCCACTCATCAAAGAGGCTGAAGCTGAGGCAGCCCCCATTgtagctgaagctgaagcagtCCCCGTTGTAAAGGAGGCTGAAGCTGAGGCAGCCCCCGTTGTTGCAGAAGCTGAGGCAGCTCCTGTTGttgctgcagctgaagcagccCCCGTTGTTGCAGAAGCTGAGGCAGCCCCTGTTgttgctgaagctgaagcagcCCCCGTTGTTACAGAAGCTGAGGCAGCCCCTGTTGtagctgcagctgaagcagccCCCGTTGTTGCAGAAGCTGAAGCAGCCCCCGTTGTTGCAGAAGCTGAGGCAGCTCCTGTTGTTGCTGAAGCTGAGGCAGCCCCTGTTgtagctgaagctgaagcagcCCCCGTTGTTGCAGAAGCTGAAGCAGCTCCTGTTGTAGCTGAAGCTGAGGCAGCCCCTGTTGTAGCTGAAGCTGAGGCAGCCCCTGTTGTAGCTGAAGCTGAGGCAGCCCCTGTTGTTGCTGAAGCTGAGGCAGCCCCTGTTGTAGCTGCAGCTGAGGCAGCTCCCATTGTTGCAGAAGCTGAGGCAGCCCCTGTTGTAGCTGAAGCTGAGGCAGCTCCCGTTGTTGCAGAAGCAGAGGCAGCCCCTGTTGTAGCTGAAGCTGAGGCAGCTCCCATTGCAGCAGAAGCTGAGGCAGCCCCTGTTGTAGCTGAAGCTGAGGCAGCTCCCGTTGTTGCTGAAGCTGAGGCAGCCCCCATTGTAGCTGAAGCTGAGGTTGTAAGGGAAGCAGAAGCTGAGGCAGCTCCTGTTGTAGCTGAAGCTGAGACAGCCCCCATTGTAGCTGAAGCTGAGGCAGCCCCTGTTGTAAAGGAGGCAGAAGCTGAGGCAGCCCCCGTT GAGGCAGAAGCTGAGGCAGCCCCCGCAGCGAAGGAGGCCGAGGCAGAGGCTGCTCCTCCTCAGGGGGACGGCGGCGCACCAGCAGATCAGGCCGCCGCTAAAGACTCCGCCTCCTCAGAGGACACCGTCCCGCCCGCGGAGGGAGGCACAGATAGCGGAAGCAAGGCCGAGAGCCCTGCACTCAAGGACAAGGACCCGAAAAAGCAGACGGACGCAGGGAGCGGCCCTAAGGATGGGACGCCTGTGTAG